In Luteibacter mycovicinus, a genomic segment contains:
- a CDS encoding AraC family transcriptional regulator, with protein sequence MLKVSMLPVLRIRVSCCRRARQPSTDSLGRDELAAIAQERQNVWNSCHRYPDRVQAHRMPILTDSPTPGAENAEWIEPDDVPRPAITFGVVAENLSPIETDFHRHRKAQLMMLVRGIASCEVESGLWTVPPQHAIWVPGGVLHNITIAGRLEGYTLFIDPAVTANMPAECCSITVSPLLRELMIRSASFPLLYPEGGIESHVVTLLLDEIAAMPTGNLHLPMPTDARLRKIATMIMAAPADRGTMHSWAARVGLSERTMARILPRETGMSFGRWRQQIHLMLAVRWLGTGSTVQSVAERLGYESAGSFVTMFRKALGTSPGRYMAERR encoded by the coding sequence GTGCTCAAGGTTTCCATGCTGCCGGTTCTCCGGATAAGGGTGAGCTGCTGCCGGAGAGCCCGCCAGCCATCGACGGACAGCCTAGGCCGCGACGAGCTTGCTGCCATTGCGCAAGAACGCCAGAATGTTTGGAATTCCTGCCACCGCTACCCGGACCGGGTACAGGCCCATCGCATGCCGATCCTTACCGACTCGCCCACGCCCGGCGCCGAGAATGCCGAATGGATCGAACCCGATGACGTTCCCCGGCCCGCCATCACGTTCGGTGTCGTCGCCGAGAACCTGAGCCCGATCGAGACCGATTTTCATCGGCACCGGAAGGCGCAACTCATGATGCTGGTGCGCGGCATCGCCAGTTGCGAAGTCGAGAGCGGCCTCTGGACGGTGCCGCCCCAGCACGCCATCTGGGTACCCGGCGGCGTGCTGCACAACATCACGATCGCCGGCCGACTCGAAGGCTATACGCTCTTCATCGATCCGGCGGTGACGGCGAACATGCCGGCCGAATGCTGCTCCATCACGGTCTCCCCGCTGCTACGCGAGCTCATGATCCGCTCGGCGAGCTTCCCCCTGCTCTATCCCGAGGGCGGGATCGAATCGCACGTCGTAACGCTGCTGCTGGACGAAATCGCGGCGATGCCGACAGGCAACCTCCACCTGCCTATGCCCACGGACGCCCGCCTGCGCAAAATCGCCACCATGATCATGGCCGCGCCCGCCGACCGCGGCACGATGCATAGCTGGGCCGCTCGCGTCGGACTCAGCGAACGAACCATGGCCCGCATCCTTCCCCGGGAAACCGGCATGAGCTTTGGCCGCTGGCGCCAGCAGATCCACCTGATGCTGGCCGTCAGGTGGCTTGGCACGGGATCGACCGTTCAGAGCGTCGCGGAGCGGCTGGGCTATGAAAGCGCCGGTAGTTTCGTGACCATGTTCCGCAAGGCGCTGGGAACGTCCCCGGGGCGATACATGGCTGAGCGCCGGTAA
- a CDS encoding TonB-dependent siderophore receptor gives MSHRSSSQLRLTLLCLALSAALPAMVHAETAVEDADKDAKDKKTTTLDTVNVKGQAVSVYTTDQTSATTRLPLTLQDTPQSISVITEQRIKDQNLTNLRDVLDNTTGVSSTAYDSERVVFWSRGFQIENMSYDGVPIASSLNISSADSSLDTSIYERVEVIRGATGLLSGAGSPSANINFVRKHADSRTAEADVSVSYGSWNTQRETVDASVPLNSSGSVRGRFVAAHEDGDSYLDRYHNQKNVAYGVIDADLDDNTTLSVGYDWQKTRPTGVTWGSYPVYDDAGGFIKWPRSFSPAADWTHWNNTTQTAFIDLKHSFDNGWQLHAMASHRKTDADSALFYVYGWPNRETGEGITPYAYKSFQRGSQNNLDLYASGPFSAFGREHELVVGVTDSHYRTDYFEYPHGDLPDVGNFLEWTGNYPYPDFSSVADRVSIARTEQSGAYAAARLSLADPLKLIIGARYARWKNDTNDSTAGIYHETASKTIPYAGLIYDITPTYSAFVSYTQIFDPQNNRKGDGSFLEPVLGTSREVGVKGRHFDGALNTSLVFFETRQDHVADALPGVYLPDGITQAYRSVDGTKSRGYEFEASGVLSRDWNATLGWSHFNVKSPDGGALRPSLPRTLVRLFTSYTLPDAWSGLTVGGGVNWQGPSKAYVDGASGPNILRQSSVTLVSAMARYAFNDRASVQFNGDNLLNKNYFVLDDSSDLYYAPGSTWTLSFNYKFF, from the coding sequence ATGTCTCATCGTTCATCGAGCCAGCTGCGGCTGACTTTGCTTTGCCTTGCCCTCAGCGCGGCGCTGCCCGCGATGGTCCACGCCGAAACGGCCGTTGAGGACGCCGACAAGGACGCCAAGGACAAGAAGACGACCACCCTGGACACGGTCAACGTGAAGGGCCAGGCCGTCTCGGTGTACACGACGGACCAGACCAGCGCGACCACGCGCCTGCCGCTGACCCTGCAGGACACCCCGCAGTCGATCAGCGTGATCACCGAGCAGCGGATCAAGGACCAGAACCTGACCAACCTGCGCGACGTGCTGGACAACACCACGGGTGTCTCGTCCACGGCGTACGATTCCGAGCGCGTCGTGTTCTGGTCGCGCGGCTTCCAGATCGAGAACATGTCGTACGACGGCGTGCCGATCGCGTCCAGCCTGAACATCAGTTCGGCCGACTCGTCGCTGGACACCTCGATCTATGAGCGTGTCGAAGTGATACGCGGTGCGACCGGTCTGCTGAGCGGCGCCGGCAGCCCGTCGGCCAACATCAACTTCGTTCGCAAGCATGCGGACAGCCGCACGGCCGAAGCCGATGTGAGCGTGAGCTACGGTTCCTGGAATACCCAGCGCGAGACCGTGGATGCTTCCGTCCCGCTCAATAGCTCGGGCAGTGTGCGCGGCCGCTTCGTCGCCGCGCATGAGGATGGCGACTCGTACCTCGACCGCTACCACAACCAGAAGAACGTGGCCTATGGCGTCATCGACGCCGACCTCGACGACAACACCACGCTGAGCGTGGGCTACGACTGGCAGAAGACGCGTCCCACGGGCGTCACCTGGGGTTCGTATCCGGTGTATGACGATGCGGGCGGCTTCATCAAGTGGCCGCGCAGCTTCTCGCCGGCGGCTGACTGGACCCACTGGAACAACACGACGCAGACCGCTTTTATTGACCTCAAGCACAGCTTCGACAATGGCTGGCAGCTGCACGCGATGGCGAGCCACCGCAAAACCGATGCGGACTCCGCGCTGTTCTACGTTTACGGCTGGCCCAACCGCGAAACGGGCGAGGGCATCACGCCGTACGCGTACAAGAGCTTCCAGCGCGGCAGCCAGAACAACCTGGACCTTTATGCGTCCGGTCCGTTCAGCGCATTTGGCCGTGAGCACGAGCTGGTCGTGGGTGTCACCGACTCGCACTACCGTACCGACTATTTCGAGTACCCGCATGGCGATCTGCCGGACGTGGGCAACTTCCTCGAGTGGACGGGCAACTACCCGTACCCGGACTTCTCGTCGGTCGCGGACCGTGTCTCGATCGCCCGGACTGAGCAGAGTGGCGCGTACGCCGCGGCTCGCCTGTCGCTGGCCGACCCCCTGAAGCTGATCATCGGTGCCCGCTATGCCAGGTGGAAGAACGACACCAACGACAGCACGGCGGGGATATATCACGAGACCGCCAGCAAGACGATCCCGTACGCCGGCTTGATTTACGACATCACGCCGACTTACTCCGCGTTCGTCAGCTACACGCAGATCTTCGATCCGCAGAACAACCGCAAGGGAGACGGCAGCTTCCTCGAGCCCGTGCTGGGCACGAGCCGCGAAGTGGGCGTCAAGGGTCGCCACTTCGACGGTGCACTGAATACCTCGCTGGTCTTCTTCGAAACCCGGCAGGACCATGTGGCCGACGCGCTTCCGGGCGTCTACCTGCCGGACGGCATCACCCAGGCCTACCGGTCGGTTGACGGTACGAAGTCGCGCGGCTATGAGTTCGAGGCATCCGGCGTGCTGTCGCGTGACTGGAACGCGACGCTCGGCTGGTCGCACTTCAACGTGAAATCGCCGGACGGTGGTGCGCTGCGTCCCTCGTTGCCACGCACGCTGGTTCGCCTGTTCACCTCGTACACGCTGCCGGACGCATGGAGCGGGCTCACCGTGGGTGGCGGTGTGAACTGGCAGGGTCCGTCGAAGGCGTATGTCGACGGTGCCAGCGGGCCGAACATCCTACGCCAGTCGTCAGTGACGCTGGTCAGCGCGATGGCCCGCTACGCCTTCAACGACCGCGCATCCGTGCAGTTCAACGGCGACAACCTCCTCAACAAGAACTACTTCGTGCTCGACGATTCCAGCGACCTGTATTACGCGCCGGGCTCGACCTGGACGCTGTCGTTCAACTACAAGTTCTTCTGA
- a CDS encoding TetR/AcrR family transcriptional regulator encodes MAQMGRPRGFDRDAAVKQAMHLFWERGYESTSLNDLKAGIGGGISSPSLYAAFGSKEGLFHEAVELYLATHGQVMECLWDASLSPREAIEQSLRRSARMQSERGHPRGCLIALGAMGACSPEHADIDKPVKAARERNKAGLLACVRRGIAQGDFPAELDAHATAMALYGFLLGMSIMARDGASRAMLEGAVSRMMDFLGPALK; translated from the coding sequence ATGGCTCAGATGGGGCGACCGCGCGGCTTCGATCGCGACGCCGCGGTAAAGCAGGCGATGCACCTGTTCTGGGAGCGTGGGTACGAATCCACCTCGCTGAACGACCTGAAAGCAGGTATCGGCGGCGGGATATCGTCGCCAAGCCTTTACGCGGCTTTCGGTTCGAAGGAGGGTCTGTTCCACGAGGCGGTCGAGCTGTATCTCGCGACGCACGGGCAGGTCATGGAATGCCTGTGGGACGCATCGCTGTCGCCACGTGAGGCCATCGAACAGTCGCTGCGTCGCTCAGCGCGCATGCAATCCGAGCGTGGCCATCCGCGCGGCTGCTTGATCGCGCTGGGGGCAATGGGCGCCTGCTCGCCGGAGCACGCCGACATCGACAAGCCAGTGAAAGCCGCACGCGAACGGAATAAGGCGGGGCTGCTCGCCTGCGTGAGACGCGGTATCGCACAAGGCGACTTTCCCGCGGAGCTGGACGCCCACGCAACCGCTATGGCGCTTTACGGCTTCCTGCTGGGCATGTCGATCATGGCGCGTGACGGTGCGTCGCGCGCCATGCTGGAAGGCGCGGTGAGCCGGATGATGGATTTCTTAGGACCGGCACTTAAGTAG
- a CDS encoding MFS transporter — protein sequence MAKPSDPKLPIAALLALAMTGFTCIVTETLPAGLLTQIGDGLGIDASAAGQTVTAYAAGSLIAAIPLTVATQNWRRRSVLLLSIVGFLVFNSLTAWSSSFTLTLVARFFAGAAAGLAWSLLAGYARRMVTVAQQGKAMALAMVGTPIALALGVPVGTWLGAAIGWRWAFGSMSGLTLVLIAWVLLKVPDYAGQPAKSSHALRAVLRMPGVRPVLGVVLTWMLGHNILYTYIAPLATPSGLLRDLDKLLLVFGVAALAGIYATGRTVDRGLRPSVLGSLAVFAATCLALGFGMRSPGVVCAAVAVWGLTFGGAATLLQTALADAAGDAADVALSMNVVTWNSAIAGGGLLGGVLLDHFGAVSFPWATLVLALAALSIAFAARSHGFPPGARQSSGPVIAH from the coding sequence GTGGCAAAGCCTTCAGACCCCAAGCTCCCCATAGCCGCGTTACTCGCCCTCGCGATGACCGGCTTCACCTGCATCGTCACGGAGACCCTTCCCGCCGGGCTGCTGACACAGATCGGCGACGGTCTGGGCATTGATGCTTCCGCGGCCGGACAGACGGTGACGGCCTATGCCGCGGGCTCGTTGATCGCGGCCATTCCCCTGACCGTCGCGACGCAGAACTGGCGGCGGCGCAGCGTGCTCCTCCTGTCGATCGTTGGCTTCCTCGTCTTCAACTCACTTACGGCGTGGTCATCCAGCTTTACGCTGACACTGGTCGCCCGATTCTTCGCCGGTGCCGCGGCCGGTCTTGCATGGAGCCTGCTGGCAGGCTATGCGCGACGCATGGTCACCGTCGCCCAGCAAGGCAAGGCGATGGCACTGGCGATGGTGGGTACCCCGATCGCACTGGCGCTGGGCGTGCCGGTCGGAACGTGGCTGGGGGCCGCCATCGGATGGCGCTGGGCCTTCGGCAGCATGTCAGGCCTGACGCTCGTGCTGATCGCGTGGGTGCTACTGAAGGTCCCTGATTACGCTGGGCAACCAGCCAAGTCATCGCACGCCCTGCGCGCCGTACTACGCATGCCCGGTGTGCGCCCTGTCCTGGGCGTCGTGCTCACCTGGATGCTCGGACACAACATCCTTTACACATACATCGCTCCGTTGGCGACACCTTCCGGCCTGCTGAGAGACCTGGACAAGCTGCTTCTCGTCTTCGGCGTAGCGGCATTGGCAGGCATCTACGCGACCGGTCGTACCGTGGACCGGGGTCTGCGGCCTTCCGTTCTTGGCAGTCTCGCCGTCTTCGCGGCGACATGTCTCGCGCTGGGCTTCGGCATGCGATCGCCCGGTGTGGTATGCGCGGCCGTCGCCGTATGGGGACTGACCTTCGGCGGTGCCGCCACCCTCCTGCAGACCGCCCTCGCCGATGCGGCAGGCGATGCGGCGGATGTCGCCTTGTCGATGAACGTGGTGACCTGGAACAGCGCGATCGCCGGCGGCGGCCTGCTTGGCGGCGTCCTGCTCGATCACTTCGGAGCGGTGTCGTTTCCGTGGGCCACGCTGGTCCTCGCGCTCGCCGCACTGTCTATTGCGTTCGCGGCACGGTCTCACGGCTTCCCGCCAGGGGCGCGGCAGTCATCCGGGCCGGTCATCGCGCACTAA
- a CDS encoding NAD(P)-dependent oxidoreductase gives MRVAWIGLGSMGAAIVPRLVAAGHRVSVWNRSREAMDALDGVERLERAADAFGHDVVISMLADDRAVRDVLIESGAISRAGRSTIHIVMSTISLALVQQLKTLHDEAGMAYVAAPVFGVPAVAAAGALNILAAGSEEAIASAQPLFDVMGKTTWRLGADQRMAHVAKIAGNLMITQAIESMAEATALTEAYGLSADVFLGVVTQTMFASPSYQRYAHNIAHGSYEPGFKLSLGLKDVNLARDAAESAALELPAMSVVRESLSRAASAGLGNEDWSALAKVVRGEVSGESATVTDECGVRGAGRAAVPPRPLVRDDRPG, from the coding sequence ATGAGGGTGGCGTGGATCGGCCTGGGCAGCATGGGCGCCGCGATCGTTCCCCGCCTCGTGGCAGCCGGACATCGCGTGTCCGTATGGAACCGTTCGCGGGAAGCGATGGATGCGCTGGACGGCGTTGAAAGGCTCGAGCGAGCGGCGGACGCGTTCGGGCACGATGTGGTGATCAGCATGCTTGCCGATGATCGTGCGGTCCGCGACGTCTTGATCGAGAGCGGTGCCATTTCACGTGCTGGAAGGTCGACAATCCACATCGTGATGTCGACGATTTCGCTGGCGCTCGTGCAGCAACTAAAAACCTTGCATGACGAAGCCGGGATGGCTTATGTCGCCGCGCCTGTCTTCGGCGTACCGGCGGTGGCAGCTGCCGGAGCGCTCAATATCCTGGCCGCGGGATCGGAAGAAGCGATTGCATCGGCCCAGCCCTTGTTCGACGTGATGGGTAAAACCACGTGGCGTCTCGGTGCGGATCAGCGCATGGCGCATGTTGCGAAGATCGCCGGCAATCTGATGATTACCCAGGCCATCGAGTCCATGGCTGAAGCGACGGCGCTCACTGAAGCGTACGGCTTATCGGCGGACGTCTTCCTCGGCGTGGTGACGCAGACAATGTTCGCCAGTCCGAGCTATCAGCGCTATGCACATAATATCGCCCACGGCTCGTACGAACCGGGTTTCAAACTTTCCCTGGGACTGAAAGACGTCAATCTTGCGCGGGATGCGGCGGAGTCCGCTGCACTCGAGCTCCCCGCGATGAGCGTCGTGCGTGAAAGCCTTTCGCGAGCCGCGTCCGCCGGTCTCGGTAACGAGGATTGGTCCGCGCTCGCGAAAGTCGTACGTGGGGAGGTAAGCGGGGAGAGCGCTACCGTGACAGATGAGTGCGGTGTGCGCGGGGCGGGCAGGGCCGCCGTGCCGCCACGGCCCTTAGTGCGCGATGACCGGCCCGGATGA
- a CDS encoding substrate binding domain-containing protein produces the protein MTETEFVIVASPAYLAEHGVPQRLSDLDKHSCIVFARGRERRPWTLKQGRETVAYVPHGSLVTGDAEHVRAGVLSGLGISQVPMWLLAKEVLSGEVQVVLPELQPARIPVHVVYAAGRRIPMRVRVFIDYLVEAFTAAES, from the coding sequence TTGACCGAAACGGAATTCGTGATCGTGGCGAGCCCAGCGTATCTCGCCGAACACGGTGTTCCGCAGCGGTTGTCCGATTTGGACAAACACAGCTGTATCGTGTTCGCGCGTGGTCGCGAGCGTCGCCCGTGGACCCTGAAACAAGGACGGGAAACCGTCGCGTACGTGCCGCATGGGTCGCTGGTCACAGGCGATGCCGAACACGTGCGGGCAGGCGTGCTCAGTGGGCTTGGTATCTCCCAGGTACCGATGTGGCTGCTGGCAAAGGAAGTGCTTTCCGGCGAGGTGCAGGTGGTGCTGCCGGAGTTACAGCCCGCACGCATACCCGTGCATGTCGTTTATGCGGCGGGCCGGCGCATCCCGATGCGCGTCCGGGTGTTTATCGATTATCTGGTGGAGGCGTTCACCGCGGCTGAATCCTGA
- a CDS encoding cryptochrome/photolyase family protein, translated as MTIRHLVVVLGDQLNRNSSAFDDFDPATDLVWIAERRGESEHVWSHKARSALFIAAMRHFAAELQREGFPLRYAKLNDAGPDDLTALLQETLQHLKPERLIVIRPGEHRLRTGIQSVAAACGVQYVERPDRHFLVSVDDFAQWAKGKTELRMENFYRWMRQRHDILLENGKPVGGKWNYDADNRGSFGRQGPGWVPRPRAFKPDAITQSALDDIEATLPDHPGELDRFDWPVTREQALEALTDFLDHRLPAFGHWQDAMWTGEPWLYHARLSTSMNLRLLSPAEVIDAALGRYHRGEVSLSSIEGFVRQILGWREYVRGVYWLSPERLLASNALRADAPLPAFYWTGDTDMHCMRETITQTLQTGYAHHIQRLMVTGNFALLFGVAPAQIHEWYLAIYVDAVEWVEAPNTLGMSQFADGGRMVSKPYAASGRYIERMSNYCTDCRFKPGEAVGDNACPFTTLYWDFLDRHRARFWNHPRAALQWRSPERLSEDQREAIRSRARQLRIEYSPESR; from the coding sequence ATGACCATTCGCCACCTCGTCGTCGTACTCGGTGACCAGCTCAACCGGAACTCCTCCGCCTTCGATGACTTCGATCCGGCGACCGATCTCGTCTGGATAGCCGAGCGACGCGGCGAATCCGAACACGTGTGGTCGCACAAGGCGCGGAGTGCCCTGTTCATCGCTGCCATGCGGCACTTTGCAGCCGAACTTCAGCGAGAAGGGTTTCCGCTGCGTTACGCGAAGCTCAACGACGCCGGCCCCGACGACCTCACCGCGCTGTTGCAAGAAACCCTCCAGCACCTCAAGCCCGAACGCCTGATCGTCATCCGTCCCGGCGAACACCGCCTGCGTACAGGCATCCAGTCAGTGGCCGCCGCATGCGGCGTGCAATACGTCGAGCGGCCCGATCGCCACTTCCTCGTCTCGGTCGATGACTTTGCCCAATGGGCCAAAGGCAAGACCGAACTGCGCATGGAGAACTTTTACCGCTGGATGCGCCAGCGGCATGACATCCTGCTCGAGAACGGAAAGCCCGTCGGCGGCAAGTGGAACTACGACGCCGACAACCGGGGCAGCTTCGGTCGGCAAGGACCCGGTTGGGTCCCACGCCCGAGGGCGTTCAAACCGGATGCCATCACCCAGAGCGCCCTCGACGATATCGAGGCCACGCTGCCGGACCATCCCGGTGAACTCGACCGGTTCGACTGGCCGGTCACCCGCGAGCAGGCACTGGAGGCACTCACCGACTTTCTCGACCACCGCCTGCCCGCCTTCGGCCACTGGCAGGATGCGATGTGGACCGGCGAGCCGTGGCTTTACCATGCACGTCTGTCGACCTCGATGAATCTGCGCCTGCTGTCGCCCGCCGAGGTGATCGACGCCGCCCTCGGCCGTTACCATCGCGGCGAGGTCAGTCTTTCGTCGATCGAAGGCTTCGTGCGGCAAATCCTGGGCTGGCGTGAATACGTGCGTGGCGTCTACTGGCTATCGCCGGAGCGCCTGCTGGCCTCCAACGCGTTGCGCGCCGACGCACCGCTGCCAGCCTTTTACTGGACCGGTGACACCGACATGCACTGCATGAGGGAAACGATCACCCAGACGCTGCAGACCGGTTACGCCCACCATATCCAGCGTCTCATGGTCACCGGCAACTTCGCGCTCCTGTTCGGCGTCGCGCCGGCACAGATCCACGAGTGGTACCTCGCGATCTATGTCGACGCCGTCGAATGGGTGGAAGCACCCAACACACTGGGCATGAGCCAGTTCGCCGATGGCGGCCGCATGGTATCCAAGCCGTACGCGGCATCGGGCCGCTACATCGAGCGCATGAGCAACTACTGCACGGATTGCCGCTTCAAGCCGGGCGAAGCGGTCGGCGATAACGCCTGCCCGTTCACGACGCTCTACTGGGATTTCCTCGACCGCCACCGGGCGCGATTCTGGAATCATCCACGCGCGGCTCTGCAGTGGCGCTCGCCCGAACGACTGAGCGAAGATCAGCGCGAAGCCATCAGGTCCCGTGCGCGGCAACTGCGGATCGAGTACTCCCCAGAATCGCGCTGA
- a CDS encoding PAS domain-containing sensor histidine kinase gives MSSVPFSKTVLLLAPYGRDAESLASIIGENGYRSAIASSLEDLAQRLDDSVGAVLLTEEAIAGDPAALVSALRHQESWSDIPFVLLRAPRSAGPGKRAALPDEALNVVELERPLSAASLVSAVTSALRARHKQFIIRDQMVRLEESQALQAESEAELRLIADSIPVLIGFVDTNLVYRFANLAYEEWFGVPVKEILGRRMPDVLGPLTWAERGEAIDRALHGRPVRMEVNWPRRDGRRRDAEIRYLPRFDADGRVDGFHIFATDVTVRKVALEATQQQAALLESRVAERTAELKAEMAARESSEEALRQAQKMEAVGQLTGGIAHDFNNMLTGILAAMELMRMRLDAKRYEGLDRFLDIASTSAQRAAGLTQRLLAFSRRQSLDPRPVDVEVLVRSMEDLLTRTLGERVQLHIDLGHVPHAMVDHNQLESALLNLAINARDAMPEGGSLCVRTTVETLPDTSDDTVYVVMSVTDTGTGMDAGTLDKVFEPFFTTKPIGQGTGLGMSMIYGFVRQSHGHVRITSALRQGTTVRLYLPMATGTEVAPEQGRAVVLQGGGQRILVVEDDMQVRSLVTELLEQLGYDVEAVESADAALPLLASARPLDLLVTDVGLPGLNGRQLAEIARQSRPELPVLFMTGYAATTATQGEYLDVGMTLITKPFSLSALSSAVSAILGSTRSAVAAHGT, from the coding sequence ATGAGCTCAGTGCCGTTCAGTAAGACGGTCCTGCTGCTGGCGCCTTACGGACGCGACGCGGAGAGCCTGGCGTCCATCATCGGCGAGAACGGCTATCGATCGGCGATTGCCTCCTCGCTCGAAGACCTCGCGCAGCGCCTCGACGACTCGGTGGGCGCTGTGCTGCTCACGGAGGAAGCGATCGCCGGTGACCCGGCGGCGCTCGTCTCGGCACTGCGCCATCAGGAATCGTGGTCCGACATTCCCTTCGTGCTGCTTCGTGCGCCGCGTTCCGCAGGTCCCGGTAAGCGTGCGGCGCTGCCGGACGAAGCCCTGAACGTCGTCGAGCTCGAGCGCCCGCTGAGCGCCGCTTCGCTGGTCAGCGCCGTCACCTCGGCGCTGCGCGCGCGGCATAAGCAGTTCATCATTCGCGACCAGATGGTGCGGCTCGAGGAAAGCCAGGCGCTGCAAGCCGAGAGCGAAGCGGAGCTGCGCCTGATTGCCGATTCGATCCCCGTATTGATCGGGTTCGTCGATACGAACCTGGTTTACCGTTTTGCCAACCTCGCTTACGAGGAATGGTTCGGCGTGCCCGTGAAGGAGATCCTCGGTCGGCGCATGCCGGATGTACTGGGACCCTTGACGTGGGCTGAGCGAGGCGAAGCGATCGACCGTGCGCTGCATGGACGTCCCGTGCGCATGGAGGTCAACTGGCCGCGCCGTGACGGTCGCCGGCGCGACGCCGAAATCCGTTATCTGCCTCGGTTCGATGCCGATGGCCGTGTCGACGGATTCCACATCTTCGCCACCGATGTCACGGTGCGCAAGGTCGCACTCGAAGCGACGCAGCAGCAGGCGGCTCTGCTCGAGTCGCGGGTCGCGGAGCGCACGGCCGAGCTGAAAGCCGAAATGGCCGCGCGCGAAAGCAGCGAGGAAGCCTTGCGGCAGGCGCAGAAGATGGAGGCGGTCGGCCAGTTGACTGGAGGCATCGCGCATGACTTCAACAATATGCTCACCGGCATCCTGGCCGCGATGGAGCTGATGCGCATGCGCCTGGATGCGAAGCGCTACGAGGGCCTCGATCGTTTTCTGGATATCGCCTCGACATCGGCCCAGCGGGCCGCGGGGCTCACGCAGCGGCTGCTGGCGTTTTCCCGCCGTCAGTCACTGGACCCGCGCCCGGTCGATGTGGAAGTCCTGGTGCGCTCGATGGAAGATCTGCTGACGCGGACGCTCGGCGAGCGCGTGCAGCTGCATATCGACCTGGGGCATGTGCCGCATGCGATGGTCGACCACAACCAGCTCGAGAGTGCGCTGCTCAATCTGGCGATCAATGCGCGGGACGCGATGCCCGAGGGTGGTTCGCTGTGCGTCAGGACGACGGTCGAAACGCTTCCCGACACGTCGGACGACACGGTGTACGTGGTCATGTCCGTCACCGATACCGGCACCGGCATGGACGCGGGCACGCTGGACAAGGTATTCGAACCGTTCTTCACGACCAAGCCGATCGGACAGGGCACGGGGTTGGGCATGTCGATGATCTACGGCTTTGTCCGGCAGTCGCATGGACATGTCCGCATTACCTCCGCCTTGCGGCAGGGTACGACGGTACGGCTTTATCTGCCGATGGCGACCGGGACCGAGGTTGCACCCGAGCAGGGTCGCGCTGTCGTGTTGCAAGGTGGCGGTCAGCGCATCCTCGTCGTGGAAGACGATATGCAGGTACGCTCACTCGTCACCGAGCTGCTGGAACAGCTGGGTTACGACGTGGAGGCCGTGGAGTCCGCGGATGCCGCGCTTCCCCTGCTTGCCTCCGCACGTCCTCTGGACCTGCTGGTCACCGATGTGGGGCTGCCTGGACTGAACGGCCGCCAGCTTGCCGAGATCGCCCGCCAGTCGAGGCCTGAATTGCCTGTGCTGTTCATGACAGGCTACGCGGCGACCACCGCGACGCAGGGGGAGTACCTCGATGTCGGCATGACGCTCATCACCAAGCCTTTCAGCCTGAGTGCGCTGAGTTCGGCGGTCAGCGCGATTCTGGGGAGTACTCGATCCGCAGTTGCCGCGCACGGGACCTGA